In Macadamia integrifolia cultivar HAES 741 chromosome 5, SCU_Mint_v3, whole genome shotgun sequence, a single window of DNA contains:
- the LOC122079383 gene encoding nudix hydrolase 9 produces the protein MENAEPPPPPPPPPSPHSFNLLLKCPTGLLPSQVSVDFSASYDRIPHQDTDLENTIAEIWDRRIRENPSLYDGKKFRYGGLVLYKHGDLNQVSHVCLQLGLTDYRTFVGTNLNPLWEKFLVPSEDDSVHCQHTSSPLGNGAVVETADKRIVVLQRSNNVGEFPGHFVFPGGHPEPHEIGILAHQHEKDSTDFRHISEGVSQEMFDSIIREVVEEIGVPAPSLSNPVFIGISRRELNVRPTAFFFIRCNLESQEIQQLYCNAQDGYESTQLYFVSMSELENMTSKMPGCHAGGFALYTLMVEALMGI, from the exons ATGGAGAATGCGGAGCCGccgcctcctcctcctcctcctccctctcctCATTCATTCAATCTTCTGTTGAAGTGCCCCACTGGTCTCTTACCCTCACAG GTTTCCGTGGACTTTAGTGCATCTTACGACAGGATTCCGCACCAAGACACCGACTTGGAGAACACCATTGCTGAG ATATGGGATCGACGGATTAGAGAGAACCCATCTCTGTACGATGGTAAAAAATTTAGG TATGGGGGGCTTGTATTGTATAAGCATGGTGATTTGAACCAAGTGTCCCATGTATGCCTTCAACTTGGTTTGACCGATtacag GACTTTTGTCGGCACAAATTTAAATCCGCTATGGGAGAAGTTCCTTGTTCCTTCAGAAG ATGACTCAGTTCATTGTCAACACACCTCAAGTCCCTTGGGTAATGGTGCAGTTGTAGAGACAGCTGATAAAAGGATCGTCGTCTTGCAAAGAAGCAATAATGTAGGAGAATTTCCTGGACATTTTGTTTTCCCAGGAGGCCATCCAGAG CCACATGAAATTGGAATATTAGCCCATCAACATGAAAAGGACTCAACAGATTTCAGGCATATAAGCGAGGGGGTTTCACAGGAAATGTTTGACAGCATTATACGTGAAGTAGTTGAAGAAATTGGAGTGCCTGCACCATCTCTG AGCAATCCTGTCTTTATCGGTATATCTCGCAGGGAGTTGAATGTCAGACCAActgcttttttctttattagatGTAATCTTGAGTCGCAGGAAATTCAACAACTATATTGCAATGCACAGGATGGCTATGAGTCAACACAGCTCTACTTTGTTTCAATG AGTGAGTTGGAGAACATGACATCTAAAATGCCTGGCTGCCACGCTGGTGGATTTGCTCTCTACACGTTGATGGTAGAAGCTTTGATGGGCATCTGA